The following DNA comes from Fusarium fujikuroi IMI 58289 draft genome, chromosome FFUJ_chr03.
CGGCAACCACTAAACTATATCTCACAGCCAAAATTAGACTCATTCCAGACAAGAAAACAGTGAACAGTACCAACGACAATGGATAACGTACTCGCCAAACCTGCAGACCTCTGCTGTCTCAAAGGATCGTTTCATTCCGGAGAAGCTACTGGTTCTACAATCCAGATTGACGGTATCGACACTTATGTAGCCAAACCTCATCCCGACAGATCCAATGGGaacattcttcttttctttccagaTGCATTCGGGCTGCATACCAATAGCTTCCTTATGATGGATGCTTTCGCCGAGTGCGGGTACCTCACTCTTGGTGTCGACTACTTCCTTGGTGTGAGAGTTGAATTTTGGTTTGCGAGGTCGATCAGACTGATATTTTCAGGACCCTGTCACAAAACACTCCTTGACACCGTTAAGTGACCCaaactttgactttgagtcTTGGAAGAACAAGCATCTCAAGGCATCggaggaggctgctgccaGGTGGGTCAAGGCCGTGAACGCGCAGTACGGCGGCAGTAAGG
Coding sequences within:
- a CDS encoding related to dienelactone hydrolase, encoding MDNVLAKPADLCCLKGSFHSGEATGSTIQIDGIDTYVAKPHPDRSNGNILLFFPDAFGLHTNSFLMMDAFAECGYLTLGVDYFLGDPVTKHSLTPLSDPNFDFESWKNKHLKASEEAAARWVKAVNAQYGGSKDVKFACVGYCWGARFVCQQLSADGICKVGAIAHPSFLTESDVFHVQEPIFFSVPSTDKLFQPEQRSRTVEILTENNKQFNMQVFANVGHGFASRARLTDPYEKWAKEASFKSFVEWFDFWMEKR